The following proteins are encoded in a genomic region of candidate division WOR-3 bacterium:
- a CDS encoding flippase, which yields MAKLSRNIGSLFLSDIVSRGFGFIVTVYLARVLTIRGFGLISYGLAFLTYALLFVNPGLTTIGAREIAKNHSNKKLVEEIIGLKMTIGFVVFVVFAVGLILIPGDPLTKKIIFIYLFSLFPFTILLEFVFQGTQDMEYIAASRFIHYLVYFVFIFLLVKGSGDVAKVPISYFLGYGLGTGFLLIVFSNRYGLLRLRFARRRWYDLLRISIPVGLATIFNQLLLNFPPVILGIFHCKEEVALFSAAFKIILMFLIIERVFYFVFFPIFSRQYRSEPTKLKSSFMFISKLLFAVTIPIAAGGILLSHEMIGFIYGVKFADAAPVLQLLLLYFIVTPLNTIFGYGLVAVDEQRKFLKVIFITSLINLFLIVVLGIYFKAQGAAAAIFVSELLGVILMNRELKKKIAFNTLKAAVKPATAALFMAALLYWLQNIHFLLRIPVGAFGYLIIMLLIKGFSRSEYRKMKAVFGEERKEIT from the coding sequence ATGGCGAAACTTTCCAGAAATATCGGTTCCTTGTTTTTGAGTGATATCGTCAGTCGAGGATTCGGTTTCATCGTAACGGTCTATCTCGCAAGGGTGCTTACGATCAGAGGATTCGGGTTGATCAGTTACGGGCTGGCTTTTTTGACATACGCCCTCTTGTTTGTGAATCCCGGCTTGACGACGATCGGCGCCCGCGAAATAGCAAAGAACCACTCGAATAAAAAACTTGTAGAAGAAATCATCGGTTTGAAGATGACCATCGGTTTCGTTGTTTTCGTCGTTTTTGCAGTCGGACTTATTTTAATTCCCGGAGACCCGCTTACGAAGAAAATAATTTTCATCTACCTCTTTTCACTGTTTCCGTTCACTATTCTTCTGGAATTCGTTTTTCAGGGCACTCAAGATATGGAGTATATCGCGGCGTCGCGGTTCATTCATTATCTCGTTTATTTCGTGTTCATCTTTCTTCTGGTCAAAGGAAGCGGCGATGTTGCAAAAGTACCCATTTCTTATTTCCTCGGTTACGGTTTGGGAACAGGATTTCTGCTGATTGTTTTTTCGAACAGGTACGGTCTATTGCGGCTCCGTTTTGCCCGGCGGCGCTGGTATGATCTTTTAAGAATTTCAATTCCTGTCGGGCTTGCAACGATATTCAATCAACTCCTGCTGAATTTCCCTCCTGTTATCCTCGGGATTTTTCACTGTAAAGAAGAGGTTGCACTCTTCAGCGCCGCTTTCAAGATTATATTGATGTTCCTGATAATCGAAAGGGTCTTTTATTTCGTATTTTTTCCTATTTTCTCCAGGCAGTACAGAAGCGAACCGACAAAGCTGAAGAGCAGTTTCATGTTCATTTCAAAATTGCTCTTCGCCGTCACCATACCGATTGCAGCGGGAGGGATTCTTTTGTCTCATGAGATGATAGGTTTTATATACGGTGTAAAGTTTGCTGACGCCGCGCCGGTTCTTCAACTTCTTCTGTTGTATTTTATCGTAACTCCTCTAAATACGATCTTCGGTTACGGCCTGGTGGCGGTGGACGAACAGAGGAAATTTCTGAAAGTGATTTTCATTACTTCTTTAATAAATTTATTTCTTATTGTAGTACTCGGTATTTATTTCAAAGCACAGGGGGCAGCCGCTGCGATCTTTGTGAGTGAACTGTTGGGTGTTATCCTCATGAATCGGGAATTGAAGAAGAAGATAGCGTTCAATACCCTCAAGGCGGCGGTCAAACCGGCGACGGCGGCTTTGTTCATGGCGGCTCTTTTATACTGGTTGCAGAATATTCACTTTCTGCTTCGGATTCCGGTGGGTGCTTTTGGATATCTAATTATAATGTTGTTGATTAAAGGTTTTTCCCGCAGCGAATACAGAAAAATGAAAGCCGTTTTCGGCGAGGAGAGGAAAGAGATAACATAA